The following coding sequences lie in one Primulina huaijiensis isolate GDHJ02 chromosome 2, ASM1229523v2, whole genome shotgun sequence genomic window:
- the LOC140970902 gene encoding ultraviolet-B receptor UVR8-like, whose protein sequence is MASKTVVIAWGSGEDGQLGIGNSEEKEWVCAISALSSCNVCSVVAGSRNSLAICDDGKLFTWGWNQRGTLGHPQETKNENVPSQVKALANVKIIQAAIGGWHCLAVDEQGRAYAWGGNEYGQCGEEPERKEDMGKPVRRDIIIPQRCVPRLSVRQVAAGGTHSVVLTREGHVWTWGQPWPPGDIKQISTPVRVQGLDSVRLIAVGAFHNLALLDDGTLMAWGNNEYGQLGTGDTQPRSQPIPVQGLSDLTLVDIAAGGWHSTALTDDGEVYGWGRGEHGRLGFGDDKSSKMVPQRVQLLVGEDIVQVSCGGTHSVALTRDGCMYSFGRGDHGRLGYGRKVTTGNPAEVPITIPPPKGISGSAAEGRWCAKLVACGGRHTLAIAEWHSSEADHVL, encoded by the exons ATGGCCTCCAAAACTGTTGTTATTGCATG GGGTTCTGGAGAAGATGGGCAGTTGGGAATTGGAAACAGTGAGGAGAAAGAATGGGTTTGTGCCATTTCTGCTCTGAGTTCTTGCAACGTTTGCTCTGTAGTGGCCGGCAGCCGTAACTCGCTTGCTATATGTGATGACGGAAAG TTATTTACATGGGGCTGGAATCAAAGGGGAACACTGGGCCATCCACAGGAAACCAAAAATGAGAATGTTCCCAGCCAAGTTAAGGCACTTGCCAATGTCAAAATTATTCAG GCGGCTATTGGTGGCTGGCATTGCTTGGCCGTTGATGAACAAGGTCGAGCTTATGCATGGG GTGGGAATGAGTATGGACAGTGTGGTGAAGAACCTGAACGGAAAGAAGACATGGGCAAACCTGTCAGAAGAGATATAATCATTCCACAGCGATGTGTGCCAAGACTTTCTGTTCGTCAG GTAGCTGCTGGTGGAACTCATTCTGTTGTTCTTACCCGAGAAGGACATGTATGGACATGGGGTCAACCATGGCCGCCTGGAGACAT AAAGCAAATTTCGACCCCAGTTCGAGTGCAAGGTCTTGATAGTGTTAGGTTAATTGCAGTAGGTGCATTTCACAATTTAGCTCTTCTTGACGATGGAACTTTGATGGCTTGGGGCAATAATGAGTATGGTCAGCTTGGAACTGGTGATACCCAGCCAAGATCACAACCTATTCCTGTCCAGGGCCTCTCTGATCTTACTTTG GTTGATATTGCTGCTGGAGGATGGCATTCTACCGCGTTGACTGATGATGGAGAG GTGTATGGATGGGGCAGAGGGGAGCACGGAAGACTTGGATTTGGAGATGACAAGAGCAGCAAAATGGTTCCTCAAAGGGTTCAACTTTTAGTGGGCGAGGACATTGTTCAG GTTTCTTGTGGAGGTACTCACTCCGTTGCATTAACGAGGGATGGCTGCATGTATTCA TTTGGACGAGGGGACCATGGACGTTTGGGATATGGACGAAAGGTGACAACAGGGAATCCAGCTGAAGTTCCCATAACAATTCCACCTCCTAAAGGCATCAGCGGCAGTGCAGCTGAAGGCCGGTGGTGTGCTAAACTAGTTGCTTGTGGTGGCCGTCATACTCTGGCGATAGCCGAATGGCACTCTTCTGAGGCGGATCACGTACTCTGA